The Neomonachus schauinslandi chromosome 4, ASM220157v2, whole genome shotgun sequence genome includes a region encoding these proteins:
- the YTHDF2 gene encoding YTH domain-containing family protein 2 isoform X1, translating into MSASSLLEQRPKGQGNKVQNGSVHQKDGLNDDDFEPYLSPQARPNNAYTAMSDSYLPSYYSPSIGFSYSLGEAAWSTGGDTAMPYLTSYGQLSNGEPHFLPDAMFGQPGALGSTPFLGQHGFNFFPSGIDFSAWGNNSSQGQSTQSSGYSSNYAYAPSSLGGAMIDGQSAFASETLNKAPGMNTIDQGMAALKLGSTEVASNVPKVVGSAVGSGSITGNIVASNSLPPATIAPPKPASWADIASKPAKQQPKLKTKNGIAGSSLPPPPIKHNMDIGTWDNKGPVAKAPSQALVQNIGQQPTQGSPQPVGQQANNSPPVAQASVGQQTQPLPPPPPQPAQLSVQQQATQPTRWVAPRNRGSGFGHNGVDGNGVGQSQAGSGSTPSEPHPVLEKLRSINNYNPKDFDWNLKHGRVFIIKSYSEDDIHRSIKYNIWCSTEHGNKRLDAAYRSMNGKGPVYLLFSVNGSGHFCGVAEMKSAVDYNTCAGVWSQDKWKGRFDVRWIFVKDVPNSQLRHIRLENNENKPVTNSRDTQEVPLEKAKQVLKIIASYKHTTSIFDDFSHYEKRQEEEESVKKERQGRGK; encoded by the exons ATGTCGGCTAGCAGCCTCTTGGAGCAG AGACCAAAAGGTCAAGGAAACAAAG tACAAAATGGATCTGTACATCAAAAGGATGGATTAAATGATGATGATTTTGAACCTTACTTGAGTCCACAGGCAAGGCCC aATAATGCATATACTGCCATGTCAGATTCCTATTTACCCAGTTACTACAGTCCCTCCATTGGCTTCTCCTATTCTTTGGGTGAAGCCGCTTGGTCTACTGGGGGTGATACAGCCATGCCCTATCTAACTTCTTATGGACAGCTGAGCAACGGAGAGCCTCACTTCCTACCAGATGCAATGTTTGGACAACCAGGAGCCCTAGGTAGCACTCCATTTCTTGGTCAGcatggttttaatttctttcccagTGGGATTGACTTCTCAGCTTGGGGAAATAACAGTTCTCAGGGACAGTCTACTCAGAGCTCTGGATATAGTAGCAATTATGCTTATGCACCTAGCTCCTTAGGTGGAGCCATGATTGATGGACAGTCAGCTTTTGCCAGTGAGACCCTCAATAAGGCTCCTGGCATGAATACTATAGACCAAGGGATGGCAGCACTGAAGTTGGGTAGCACAGAAGTTGCAAGCAATGTTCCAAAAGTTGTAGGTTCTGCAGTTGGTAGTGGGTCCATTACTGGTAACATCGTGGCTTCCAATAGTTTGCCTCCAGCTACCATTGCTCCTCCAAAACCAGCATCTTGGGCTGATATTGCTAGCAAGCCTGCGAAACAGCAACCTAAGTTGAAGACCAAGAATGGCATTGCAGGGTCAAGTCTTCCACCACCCCCAATAAAACATAACATGGATATTGGAACTTGGGATAATAAGGGTCCTGTGGCAAAAGCCCCCTCACAGGCTTTGGTTCAGAATATAGGTCAGCAGCCAACCCAGGGGTCTCCTCAGCCTGTAGGTCAGCAGGCTAACAATAGCCCACCAGTGGCTCAGGCATCAGTGGGGCAACAGACACAGCCAttgcccccacctccaccacagCCTGCCCAGCTCTCAGTCCAGCAACAGGCAACTCAGCCAACCCGCTGGGTAGCACCTCGGAACCGTGGCAGTGGGTTCGGTCATAATGGGGTGGATGGTAATGGAGTAGGACAGTCTCAGGCTGGATCTGGATCTACTCCTTCAGAACCTCACCCAGTGTTGGAGAAGCTGCGGTCCATTAATAACTATAACCCCAAGGATTTTGACTGGAATCTGAAACATGGCCGGGTTTTCATCATTAAGAGCTACTCTGAGGACGATATCCACCGTTCCATTAAATATAATATCTGGTGCAGCACAGAGCACGGTAACAAGAGACTGGATGCTGCTTATCGCTCCATGAACGGGAAAGGCCCCGTTTACTTACTTTTCAGTGTCAACGGCAGTGGACACTTCTGTGGCGTTGCAGAAATGAAATCTGCTGTGGACTACAACACATGTGCAGGTGTGTGGTCCCAGGACAAATGGAAGGGTCGTTTTGATGTCAGGTGGATTTTTGTGAAGGACGTTCCCAATAGCCAGCTGCGACACATTCGCCTAGAGAACAACGAGAATAAACCAGTGACCAACTCCAGGGACACTCAGGAAGTGCCTCTGGAAAAGGCTAAGCAGGTGTTGAAAATCATAGCCAGCTACAAGCACACCACTTCGATTTTTGATGACTTCTCACACTATGAGAAACgccaggaggaagaagaaagtgtTAAAAAG
- the YTHDF2 gene encoding YTH domain-containing family protein 2 isoform X2, with amino-acid sequence MSASSLLEQRPKGQGNKVSLQNGSVHQKDGLNDDDFEPYLSPQARPNNAYTAMSDSYLPSYYSPSIGFSYSLGEAAWSTGGDTAMPYLTSYGQLSNGEPHFLPDAMFGQPGALGSTPFLGQHGFNFFPSGIDFSAWGNNSSQGQSTQSSGYSSNYAYAPSSLGGAMIDGQSAFASETLNKAPGMNTIDQGMAALKLGSTEVASNVPKVVGSAVGSGSITGNIVASNSLPPATIAPPKPASWADIASKPAKQQPKLKTKNGIAGSSLPPPPIKHNMDIGTWDNKGPVAKAPSQALVQNIGQQPTQGSPQPVGQQANNSPPVAQASVGQQTQPLPPPPPQPAQLSVQQQATQPTRWVAPRNRGSGFGHNGVDGNGVGQSQAGSGSTPSEPHPVLEKLRSINNYNPKDFDWNLKHGRVFIIKSYSEDDIHRSIKYNIWCSTEHGNKRLDAAYRSMNGKGPVYLLFSVNGSGHFCGVAEMKSAVDYNTCAGVWSQDKWKGRFDVRWIFVKDVPNSQLRHIRLENNENKPVTNSRDTQEVPLEKAKQVLKIIASYKHTTSIFDDFSHYEKRQEEEESVKKERQGRGK; translated from the exons ATGTCGGCTAGCAGCCTCTTGGAGCAG AGACCAAAAGGTCAAGGAAACAAAG TTTCCT tACAAAATGGATCTGTACATCAAAAGGATGGATTAAATGATGATGATTTTGAACCTTACTTGAGTCCACAGGCAAGGCCC aATAATGCATATACTGCCATGTCAGATTCCTATTTACCCAGTTACTACAGTCCCTCCATTGGCTTCTCCTATTCTTTGGGTGAAGCCGCTTGGTCTACTGGGGGTGATACAGCCATGCCCTATCTAACTTCTTATGGACAGCTGAGCAACGGAGAGCCTCACTTCCTACCAGATGCAATGTTTGGACAACCAGGAGCCCTAGGTAGCACTCCATTTCTTGGTCAGcatggttttaatttctttcccagTGGGATTGACTTCTCAGCTTGGGGAAATAACAGTTCTCAGGGACAGTCTACTCAGAGCTCTGGATATAGTAGCAATTATGCTTATGCACCTAGCTCCTTAGGTGGAGCCATGATTGATGGACAGTCAGCTTTTGCCAGTGAGACCCTCAATAAGGCTCCTGGCATGAATACTATAGACCAAGGGATGGCAGCACTGAAGTTGGGTAGCACAGAAGTTGCAAGCAATGTTCCAAAAGTTGTAGGTTCTGCAGTTGGTAGTGGGTCCATTACTGGTAACATCGTGGCTTCCAATAGTTTGCCTCCAGCTACCATTGCTCCTCCAAAACCAGCATCTTGGGCTGATATTGCTAGCAAGCCTGCGAAACAGCAACCTAAGTTGAAGACCAAGAATGGCATTGCAGGGTCAAGTCTTCCACCACCCCCAATAAAACATAACATGGATATTGGAACTTGGGATAATAAGGGTCCTGTGGCAAAAGCCCCCTCACAGGCTTTGGTTCAGAATATAGGTCAGCAGCCAACCCAGGGGTCTCCTCAGCCTGTAGGTCAGCAGGCTAACAATAGCCCACCAGTGGCTCAGGCATCAGTGGGGCAACAGACACAGCCAttgcccccacctccaccacagCCTGCCCAGCTCTCAGTCCAGCAACAGGCAACTCAGCCAACCCGCTGGGTAGCACCTCGGAACCGTGGCAGTGGGTTCGGTCATAATGGGGTGGATGGTAATGGAGTAGGACAGTCTCAGGCTGGATCTGGATCTACTCCTTCAGAACCTCACCCAGTGTTGGAGAAGCTGCGGTCCATTAATAACTATAACCCCAAGGATTTTGACTGGAATCTGAAACATGGCCGGGTTTTCATCATTAAGAGCTACTCTGAGGACGATATCCACCGTTCCATTAAATATAATATCTGGTGCAGCACAGAGCACGGTAACAAGAGACTGGATGCTGCTTATCGCTCCATGAACGGGAAAGGCCCCGTTTACTTACTTTTCAGTGTCAACGGCAGTGGACACTTCTGTGGCGTTGCAGAAATGAAATCTGCTGTGGACTACAACACATGTGCAGGTGTGTGGTCCCAGGACAAATGGAAGGGTCGTTTTGATGTCAGGTGGATTTTTGTGAAGGACGTTCCCAATAGCCAGCTGCGACACATTCGCCTAGAGAACAACGAGAATAAACCAGTGACCAACTCCAGGGACACTCAGGAAGTGCCTCTGGAAAAGGCTAAGCAGGTGTTGAAAATCATAGCCAGCTACAAGCACACCACTTCGATTTTTGATGACTTCTCACACTATGAGAAACgccaggaggaagaagaaagtgtTAAAAAG